One window from the genome of Malus domestica chromosome 01, GDT2T_hap1 encodes:
- the LOC103437385 gene encoding signal peptide peptidase-like 1, whose amino-acid sequence MEPLWKLFYLLEPAPFTLVVTAVGVTFGSAFRALNYGKEMEKNHDLSETSITLDRSQALMIPVMSSVSLLLMFYLFTSVSQLLTVFTAVASVSSLFFFLSPYAAYLKSQFGLADPYVSRCCSKSFTRIQALLLLLCIGTVAAWLVSGHWVLNNLLGISICIAFVSHVRLPNIKICAMLLVCLFVYDIFWVFFSERFFGANVMVSVATQQASNPVHTVANSLSLPGLQMVTKKLELPVKIVFPRNLLGGEIPGGARDFMMLGLGDMAIPSMLLALVLCFDHRRSKDTVNLLDMHSSKGHKYIWYALPGYAIGLVTALAAGILTNSPQPALLYLVPSTLGPIVFISWIRKELAELWDGPLPNMNDKAHQIEV is encoded by the exons ATGGAGCCTCTCTGGAAGCTTTTTTATTTGCTGGAGCCTGCACCTTTTACTCTAGTTGTAACGGCAGTAGGCGTGACTTTTGGATCTGCATTTCGGGCTCTAAATTATGGGAAAGAAATGGAGAAAAACCATGATTTATCCGAAACATCAATTACGTTAGATAGGTCCCAAGCACTCATGATCCCGGTGATGAGCTCTGTAAGCTTGCTTTTGATGTTCTACTTGTTCACTTCCGTCTCACAACTCCTCACTGTATTCACAGCCGTTGCCTCCGTTTCCTCCCTGTTTTTCTTCCTATCTCCTTATGCAGCCTATTTGAAGTCACAATTTGGTCTTGCGGATCCATATGTGTCAAGGTGTTGTTCCAAGTCATTTACGCGAATCCAAGCCCTGTTATTGCTGTTATGCATTGGTACAGTTGCTGCTTGGCTTGTTTCTGGGCACTGGGTATTGAACAATTTGTTGGGCATTTCCATATGTATTGCCTTTGTGAGTCATGTTCGTCTTCCAAACATCAAAATTTGTgcaatgctccttgtctgcctATTTGTATATGACATATTCTGGGTTTTCTTCTCTGAGAGATTTTTTGGGGCAAATGTCATGGTATCAGTGGCAACACAACAAGCCTCAAACCCAGTTCATACTGTTGCAAATAGTTTGAGTCTTCCTGGGCTGCAAATGGTAACGAAGAAGTTGGAATTGCCTGTGAAGATTGTCTTTCCTAGGAACTTATTGGGTGGAGAGATTCCTGGAGGGGCCAGAGACTTCATGATGCTTGGTCTCGGTGACATG GCAATTCCTTCCATGCTGCTGGCATTAGTCCTATGTTTTGATCATCGAAGGAGCAAGGATACGGTAAATCTGTTAGATATGCATTCCTCGAAGGGGCACAAATATATTTGGTATGCCCTTCCTGGATATGCCATTGGGCTGGTTACGGCTTTAGCAGCTGGCATCTTGACAAACTCTCCTCAACCTGCGCTTCTTTATCTG GTGCCTTCGACGCTGGGACCAATTGTTTTCATTTCTTGGATAAGGAAGGAACTAGCGGAGCTATGGGACGGACCCTTGCCAAACATGAACGATAAAGCTCACCAGATTGAAGTATGA
- the LOC103437386 gene encoding cleavage and polyadenylation specificity factor subunit 2-like isoform X1, which produces MGRMLYMPWTSTIEKRTFVRPAVLITDAYNALNNQPYRRQKDKEFTDTIKKTLRSDGNVLLPVDTAGRVMELVQILESCWTEENLNYPIFFLTYVASSTIDYVKSFLEWMSDAIAKSFEKTRENVFNLKRIRLLVNKSELDNAPDGPKVVLASMASLEAGFSHDIFVEWANDAKNLVLFTERAQFGSLARMLQADPSPKAVKVTISKRVPLVGDELIAYEEEQNRIGKEGALKASLIKEEESKAFHGADVNTSDPMIIDASNTHPLPDAVGPHGGGYRDMLIDGFTPPSTSVAPMFPFYENNSEWDDFGEVINPDDYVIKDEDMDHGTMPVGGDVDGKLDEGSASLILDMRPSKVVSTELTVQVKCSLIYMDFEGRSDARSIKSILSHMAPLKLVLVHGTAEATEHLKQHCLKHVCPHVYAPQIEETIDVTSDLCAYKVQLSEKLMSNVLFKKLGDYEIAWVDSGAGKTENEMLSLQPLSTPPPPHEYVLVGDLKMANFKQFLSDKGVQVEFAGGALRCGEYVTLRKVGDASHKGGGSGTQQIVIEGPLCEDYYKIREYLYSQFYLL; this is translated from the exons ATGGGGAGGATGTTATATATGCCTTGGACTTCAACCATCGAAAAGAGAA CCTTCGTACGCCCAGCTGTTCTGATAACAGATGCCTACAATGCTTTGAACAATCAGCCTTATAGACGCCAAAAGGACAAGGAATTTACAG ATACTATAAAGAAGACTCTGCGATCTGATGGGAATGTGCTGTTACCTGTTGATACTGCCGGGCGGGTTATGGAACTTGTCCAGATATTGGAATCG TGTTGGACAGAGGAAAATTTGAACTATCCCATCTTCTTCCTAACATACGTTGCATCAAGCACAATCGATTACGTAAAAAGTTTCCTTGAGTGGATGAGTGATGCTATAGCAAAGTCCTTTGAGAAGACACGTGAGAATGTTTTTAATTTGAA GCGAATCAGACTTTTAGTTAACAAGAGTGAACTTGACAATGCTCCTGATGGTCCCAAG GTTGTTTTAGCATCCATGGCCAGTTTAGAAGCTGGTTTCTCTCATGATATATTTGTTGAATGGGCAAATGATGCCAAGAATCTTGTGCTTTTTACAGAACGAGCCCAG TTTGGAAGTTTAGCTCGCATGCTTCAGGCAGATCCGTCTCCAAAAGCTGTTAAGGTTACCATATCCAAAAGGGTCCCTTTGGTTGGGGATGAACTAATTGCTTATGAAGAAGAGCAGAACAGAATCGGAAAGGAAGGAGCTCTAAAGGCTAGTTTGATAAAAGAGGAGGAATCAAAAGCTTTTCATGGGGCTGATGTCAACACGAGTGATCCAATGATCATTGATGCTAGCAATACACATCCTTTGCCGGATG CAGTAGGTCCACATGGTGGTGGATACCGTGACATGTTAATAGATGGATTTACTCCTCCTTCAACCAGTGTTGCCCCCATGTTCCCCTTCTATGAGAATAATTCTGAGTGGGATGACTTTGGTGAAGTTATAAATCCAGATGATTATGTCATAAAAGATGAAGACATGGACCATGGAACTATGCCT GTTGGTGGTGATGTGGATGGAAAACTTGACGAAGGCTCTGCTAGTTTGATACTCGACATGAGGCCTTCAAAAGTTGTATCGACTGAATTGACG GTTCAAGTGAAGTGTTCATTGATTTATATGGACTTTGAGGGCCGGTCCGATGCGAGATCCATCAAATCAATTCTTTCCCATATGGCTCCTCTAAAGCTT GTTTTGGTTCACGGAACAGCTGAGGCCACGGAACATTTGAAGCAACACTGCTTGAAACATGTTTGCCCGCATGTTTATGCTCcccaaattgaagaaacaattgaTGTCACTTCTGACTTATGTGCTTATAAG GTGCAACTGTCTGAGAAGTTAATGAGTAACGTGCTCTTTAAAAAG CTCGGAGATTACGAAATAGCTTGGGTTGATTCTGGGGCAGGAAAGACAGAAAATGAAATGCTATCTTTACAACCCCTCTCAACCCCGCCTCCACCGCATGAATATGTCCTTGTTGGTGACTTAAAAATGGCTAATTTCAAGCAATTTCTTTCCGACAAGGGTGTTCAG GTTGAATTTGCTGGTGGGGCgctgcgatgcggtgaatatgTGACATTACGCAAAGTTGGGGATGCAAGCCATAAG GGTGGTGGTTCCGGAACCCAACAAATTGTGATCGAAGGCCCCTTATGCGAGGATTATTACAAGATTCGGGAGTATCTCTACTCACAATTTTATTTGCTTTAA
- the LOC103437386 gene encoding cleavage and polyadenylation specificity factor subunit 2-like isoform X3 has protein sequence MGRMLYMPWTSTIEKRTFVRPAVLITDAYNALNNQPYRRQKDKEFTDTIKKTLRSDGNVLLPVDTAGRVMELVQILESCWTEENLNYPIFFLTYVASSTIDYVKSFLEWMSDAIAKSFEKTRENVFNLKRIRLLVNKSELDNAPDGPKVVLASMASLEAGFSHDIFVEWANDAKNLVLFTERAQFGSLARMLQADPSPKAVKVTISKRVPLVGDELIAYEEEQNRIGKEGALKASLIKEEESKAFHGADVNTSDPMIIDASNTHPLPDVGPHGGGYRDMLIDGFTPPSTSVAPMFPFYENNSEWDDFGEVINPDDYVIKDEDMDHGTMPVGGDVDGKLDEGSASLILDMRPSKVVSTELTVQVKCSLIYMDFEGRSDARSIKSILSHMAPLKLVLVHGTAEATEHLKQHCLKHVCPHVYAPQIEETIDVTSDLCAYKVQLSEKLMSNVLFKKLGDYEIAWVDSGAGKTENEMLSLQPLSTPPPPHEYVLVGDLKMANFKQFLSDKGVQVEFAGGALRCGEYVTLRKVGDASHKGGGSGTQQIVIEGPLCEDYYKIREYLYSQFYLL, from the exons ATGGGGAGGATGTTATATATGCCTTGGACTTCAACCATCGAAAAGAGAA CCTTCGTACGCCCAGCTGTTCTGATAACAGATGCCTACAATGCTTTGAACAATCAGCCTTATAGACGCCAAAAGGACAAGGAATTTACAG ATACTATAAAGAAGACTCTGCGATCTGATGGGAATGTGCTGTTACCTGTTGATACTGCCGGGCGGGTTATGGAACTTGTCCAGATATTGGAATCG TGTTGGACAGAGGAAAATTTGAACTATCCCATCTTCTTCCTAACATACGTTGCATCAAGCACAATCGATTACGTAAAAAGTTTCCTTGAGTGGATGAGTGATGCTATAGCAAAGTCCTTTGAGAAGACACGTGAGAATGTTTTTAATTTGAA GCGAATCAGACTTTTAGTTAACAAGAGTGAACTTGACAATGCTCCTGATGGTCCCAAG GTTGTTTTAGCATCCATGGCCAGTTTAGAAGCTGGTTTCTCTCATGATATATTTGTTGAATGGGCAAATGATGCCAAGAATCTTGTGCTTTTTACAGAACGAGCCCAG TTTGGAAGTTTAGCTCGCATGCTTCAGGCAGATCCGTCTCCAAAAGCTGTTAAGGTTACCATATCCAAAAGGGTCCCTTTGGTTGGGGATGAACTAATTGCTTATGAAGAAGAGCAGAACAGAATCGGAAAGGAAGGAGCTCTAAAGGCTAGTTTGATAAAAGAGGAGGAATCAAAAGCTTTTCATGGGGCTGATGTCAACACGAGTGATCCAATGATCATTGATGCTAGCAATACACATCCTTTGCCGGATG TAGGTCCACATGGTGGTGGATACCGTGACATGTTAATAGATGGATTTACTCCTCCTTCAACCAGTGTTGCCCCCATGTTCCCCTTCTATGAGAATAATTCTGAGTGGGATGACTTTGGTGAAGTTATAAATCCAGATGATTATGTCATAAAAGATGAAGACATGGACCATGGAACTATGCCT GTTGGTGGTGATGTGGATGGAAAACTTGACGAAGGCTCTGCTAGTTTGATACTCGACATGAGGCCTTCAAAAGTTGTATCGACTGAATTGACG GTTCAAGTGAAGTGTTCATTGATTTATATGGACTTTGAGGGCCGGTCCGATGCGAGATCCATCAAATCAATTCTTTCCCATATGGCTCCTCTAAAGCTT GTTTTGGTTCACGGAACAGCTGAGGCCACGGAACATTTGAAGCAACACTGCTTGAAACATGTTTGCCCGCATGTTTATGCTCcccaaattgaagaaacaattgaTGTCACTTCTGACTTATGTGCTTATAAG GTGCAACTGTCTGAGAAGTTAATGAGTAACGTGCTCTTTAAAAAG CTCGGAGATTACGAAATAGCTTGGGTTGATTCTGGGGCAGGAAAGACAGAAAATGAAATGCTATCTTTACAACCCCTCTCAACCCCGCCTCCACCGCATGAATATGTCCTTGTTGGTGACTTAAAAATGGCTAATTTCAAGCAATTTCTTTCCGACAAGGGTGTTCAG GTTGAATTTGCTGGTGGGGCgctgcgatgcggtgaatatgTGACATTACGCAAAGTTGGGGATGCAAGCCATAAG GGTGGTGGTTCCGGAACCCAACAAATTGTGATCGAAGGCCCCTTATGCGAGGATTATTACAAGATTCGGGAGTATCTCTACTCACAATTTTATTTGCTTTAA
- the LOC103437387 gene encoding cytochrome P450 89A2-like: METWFLIFIAFCVSFLLKPLLSLFLPTSISKPKLPPGPRVFPVIGGFLFLLESFLELEPIIRKLKAKYGPIISLRLGSRPSVFIADRSLAHQALIQNGAVFADRPLALATNKYVTSNQHNISSAIYGPTWRLLRRNLTSEILHPSRIKSYGNARKWVLDILVNRLKTESQSHSEGGAVVRVVDHFQYAMFCLLVLMCFGDKLNEEQIKEIEHVHRQLLLSSRRFNILNFKPKLTKIIFKNRWRQFFKILEERREVLVPLIRARQNRAKQGSKTDDKDDEFVLSYTDTLLDLELPDGNEKRKLSEGEMVSLCSEFLNGGTDTTSTALQWIMANVVKYPQVQEKLFAEIKGVMGETEEEVREEVLHKLPYLKAVILEGLRRHPPGHFVLPHAVTHDVVLGGHVVPKNGTVNFMVADIGWDPQVWEDPMAFKPERFLGSGGGEEGFDLTGSREIKMMPFGAGRRICPASGLAVLHLEYFVANLVWKFQWRAVEGDDVDLSEKTEFTVVMKNPLQAHVIPRI, from the coding sequence ATGGAAACCTGGTTCCTGATCTTCATCGCCTTCTGCGTCTCCTTCCTCCTCAAACCCCTTCTTTCCCTATTCCTACCCACTTCCATCTCCAAACCCAAGCTCCCTCCCGGGCCCCGCGTCTTCCCCGTCATCGGCGGCTTCTTATTCCTCCTCGAATCCTTCTTGGAGCTCGAGCCTATCATCCGCAAACTCAAGGCCAAATACGGGCCCATCATCTCCCTCCGCCTCGGCTCCCGCCCCTCCGTCTTCATCGCCGACCGCTCCCTCGCCCACCAGGCCTTAATCCAGAACGGCGCCGTGTTTGCCGACCGCCCCCTGGCCTTGGCCACCAACAAGTACGTCACCAGCAACCAGCACAACATCAGCTCCGCCATCTACGGCCCCACTTGGCGCCTCCTCCGCCGCAACCTCACCTCCGAAATCCTTCACCCTTCCCGCATCAAATCCTACGGAAACGCCCGCAAATGGGTTCTCGATATCCTCGTCAACCGCCTCAAAACCGAGTCTCAATCCCACTCCGAAGGCGGCGCCGTCGTCAGGGTGGTCGACCACTTCCAATACGCCATGTTCTGCCTCCTGGTCTTGATGTGCTTCGGCGACAAATTGAACGAAGAGCAAATCAAAGAAATCGAGCATGTGCATCGCCAACTACTTTTGAGTTCCAGGCGGTTCAATATCCTCAATTTCAAGCCGAAATTGACGAAGATTATCTTCAAAAATCGGTGGCGGCAATTCTTCAAAATCCTCGAGGAACGACGAGAAGTGCTCGTCCCTCTGATTCGAGCACGACAAAACAGGGCAAAGCAGGGCAGCAAAACCGACGACAAAGACGATGAATTTGTGTTGTCGTATACTGATACGCTGCTGGACCTCGAACTTCCCGACGGCAACGAAAAGCGGAAGCTTTCGGAGGGAGAAATGGTCAGCCTCTGCTCAGAGTTTCTGAACGGCGGCACCGACACGACTTCCACCGCGCTGCAGTGGATCATGGCCAACGTAGTGAAGTACCCGCAAGTTCAGGAGAAGCTGTTTGCGGAGATTAAAGGGGTGATGGGAGAAACGGAGGAGGAGGTGCGGGAGGAGGTCCTGCACAAGCTGCCGTATCTGAAAGCCGTGATCTTGGAGGGGCTGAGGCGCCACCCGCCGGGGCACTTTGTGCTGCCGCACGCTGTGACGCATGACGTGGTTTTGGGCGGACACGTTGTGCCCAAGAACGGGACCGTTAATTTCATGGTGGCGGATATAGGGTGGGACCCGCAAGTGTGGGAAGATCCCATGGCGTTCAAGCCGGAGAGGTTCTTGGGCAGCGGCGGAGGAGAAGAAGGGTTCGATTTGACGGGGAGCAGGGAGATTAAGATGATGCCGTTTGGGGCAGGGAGGAGGATCTGTCCTGCATCGGGATTGGCGGTGCTTCACCTGGAGTACTTTGTGGCGAATTTGGTTTGGAAGTTTCAGTGGAGGGCTGTGGAGGGAGATGACGTTGACCTGTCAGAGAAGACGGAGTTTACTGTGGTGATGAAGAATCCATTGCAAGCCCACGTAATCCCTAGAATTTAA